The Coffea eugenioides isolate CCC68of chromosome 8, Ceug_1.0, whole genome shotgun sequence genome has a segment encoding these proteins:
- the LOC113781238 gene encoding remorin 1.4-like, translating into MGEKQAEHVEPEQETSAPLALAPAASKESSPQALAPAPAASKESSPEEKPPKHDSSEKALVPIEKPIFIAEKPAEHREDEKNKVDPKDRDAALARVELEKRLALIKAWEESEKAKADNKAYKKLSSIGAWENTKKASVEVELKLIEEEFEKKKAKAAERMKNKMAEIHRKSEEKRAMVEAKRGEDILKVEETAAKFRSTGNVPKKLFACFGS; encoded by the exons ATGGGAGAAAAACAAGCTGAACATGTTGAGCCAGAACAGGAGACATCAGCTCCTCTGGCTTTGGCCCCAGCAGCTTCTAAAGAATCCTCCCCTCAGGCTTTGGCCCCTGCCCCAGCAGCTTCTAAAGAATCCTCCCCTGAAGAAAAACCCCCAAAGCATGACTCATCTGAGAAGGCCCTTGTTCCAATCGAGAAACCAATTTTTATTGCAGAAA AGCCTGCAGAACACCGTGAAGATGAAAAGAACAAGGTGGATCCCAAGGACAGAG ATGCTGCTCTGGCACGAGTAGAATTGGAGAAAAGACTGGCTTTGATAAAAGCCTGGGAAGAAAGTGAAAAAGCTAAAGCAGATAACAA GGCTTATAAAAAGTTGTCTTCCATTGGTGCATGGGAGAACACAAAAAAAGCATCAGTAGAGGTGGAACTAAAGCTGATTGAG GAAGAATTTGAGAAGAAGAAGGCCAAAGCTGCAGAAaggatgaaaaataaaatggCCGAAATTCACAGGAAATCTGAGGAAAAGAGGGCAATGGTTGAAGCAAAACGAGGAGAGGATATTCTCAAGGTTGAGGAAACGGCAGCCAAATTCCGCTCAACTGGCAACGTCCCAAAAAAGTTATTCGCATGCTTCGGTTCCTAA